A DNA window from Primulina tabacum isolate GXHZ01 chromosome 12, ASM2559414v2, whole genome shotgun sequence contains the following coding sequences:
- the LOC142520116 gene encoding uncharacterized protein LOC142520116 — protein MKLFGRFRKIIMRFIFPVHSRSGSPAAASEAAVAVAVPRRSSCDSRTSCSNSLSNHYSSDSHYNEAIADCIEFFNKSSYDMV, from the coding sequence ATGAAACTCTTCGGCCGGTTTCGCAAGATTATAATGCGGTTCATCTTCCCGGTCCATTCCAGAAGCGGGTCTCCGGCGGCGGCATCAGAGGCGGCCGTGGCGGTGGCGGTTCCGAGGAGGAGTTCTTGTGACAGCAGGACTTCGTGCAGTAACAGCTTGTCTAATCACTACTCGTCGGATTCACACTACAATGAGGCGATTGCGGATTGCATCGAGTTTTTTAACAAGTCATCTTATGATATGGTGTAG